The Alicyclobacillus macrosporangiidus CPP55 genome segment TTGGCCCCTTACCCGGGAGATGCACACGGACAGGCGCACTCTGCAGAGGCGTTCCAGCCGCCGTCGGCCAGGCACCCGTTTGGCACTGATTCTGTGGGGCGGGACCTGCTGTCTCTGGTTTTGTTTGGCGGAAGAATCTCCCTCTCGGCGGGCTTGATTGCGATTGTGTGCGCGCTGTGCATCGGTGTTCCGCTGGGGTTGGTGGCGGGCTATGCCGGCGGCTGGGTGGATGAGGTGATCATGCGCTTCACCGACGTTGTGTTAAGTTTTCCCGCCTTGTTGTTGGCGGTTGCCATCTCTGCCTTGCTCGGACCGAGCCTGACCAACGCCATTCTCGCGATCGCGCTGTCCTGGTGGCCCTGGTACACGCGCCTGGTTCGATCCCAGGTGGCCGTCGTGCGCACAGCCGGATTTGTGGAAGCGGCGATACTGGCGGGTCAACCGAGAGCCGCGATTGTCACGCGGCACGTCCTGCCCAATGCGCTCACGCCCATCATTGTGCAAGCGTCGATGGACCTCGGTTCTGTCATCCTCACGCTGGCAGGGTTGAGCTTCCTGGGCATGGGCGCCCAGCCGCCGAGTGCGGAATGGGGACTGCTGGTGTCCCAAGGCCGGTCCTACATCCTGTCCGACTGGTGGTACGTGACGTTTCCGGGACTGGCGATTCTCGTGGCGGCAGGCGCCTTGAACATGGTGGGGGACGGTTTGCGCGATGTCCTGGACCCGCGCCAGAGAGGGGCTTACCGCTGATGTTGCTCGACATGAATGACATTCGAATCGATGTGAAGACGCTGGGCGGGTGGCGCAATCTGGTGGATGTCGCACACCTTCACGTGGAAGAAGGGGAGTCCGTGGGCGTGGTCGGCGAGACCGGGTCGGGAAAGACGCTGACGTCGCTCGCGGTCACCCGCCTGTTCCCCTCTCCCGCCATTCGGCTGAACACAGGGTCGGTCCGGTTTCGCGGGGTGGAGTTGTCGAAACTCTCCGCACCGGAGTTGGAGCGCCTGCGCGGACGCGAGATCGGTATGGTCTTTCAAGACCCGAGTACATCGCTGAACCCGGTGTTTCGCATCGGCAAGGTGCTGACCGATCTGGTGCGCACACACCACAAGGTCGGGAAACGGGAGGCTGTCCAACGTAGTCTCGAGCTGTTGCAACGGGTGGAGCTTCCGGATCCGGAACGGTTGTTTTACCGCTACCCGTTCGAGCTGTCGGGGGGACAACGGCAACGCGTTTTGATCGCCATGGCGCTGGCAGGACGGCCGCGGCTCCTGATCGCGGACGAGCCCACGACGGCTCTCGACGTCACCGTGCAGGCTGGCATTCTTCTGTTGCTCAAGCGGCTGCAGCAAGAGGAGGGGCTGGCCATGCTCCTGATCACGCACAACATGGGACTGGTGGCGCACATGACCCAGCGCGTGTACGTGATGTACCGCGGAAGGGTCGTGGAATCCGGGCGAACCAGCGACGTGCTGGTGAATCCCCGCCACCCGTACACCCGCATGCTGATTCAATCCATCCCCCGTTGGTCCAATCGGGGTCAGGCCCTGGCGACCTGGGGGCACGGCGCATCGGCCGCGTCTGCGGCGTCCCCGCCCGCAGGCAGCCATTCCGATGCGGAACGGTGCGCTTTTGCCGGACGCTGCCCGGTGGCGGGTGACGAGTGCTGGCTACGACAACCTGCGCTGACGGCAGTACCGGGGGTGGAAGAGCACCAGGTGGCGTGCTTTCGATGGGAGGACTGCGGTGTTGAAATCGCCAGCCATGGTTGAGTTGAAGGACGTGCGGGTGGAGTTCGTTTCCAAGGGGCGCGGAATGGGCAGACGCCAACGCGTCGTTGCACTGGATGGCGTCAGCCTGTCCATCCAGCCCGGCGAGACGCTCGGCATTGCCGGTGAGTCTGGGTCGGGAAAGACCACCTTGGCCCGCGTGCTCACAGGGTTGCAAAAGCCCACGGCGGGGGATGTCCGGCTGTTCGGCGGCCCGCTTCCCGCCCGCGACTGGCCGAAGTCGCTGCGCCGGCGGATCCAAATGGTATTTCAGGACGCGTCGGGATTCCTCGACCCACG includes the following:
- a CDS encoding ABC transporter permease, which encodes MTGRRALAFVRNNRLAFAALLVILAMALAALFAPWLAPYPGDAHGQAHSAEAFQPPSARHPFGTDSVGRDLLSLVLFGGRISLSAGLIAIVCALCIGVPLGLVAGYAGGWVDEVIMRFTDVVLSFPALLLAVAISALLGPSLTNAILAIALSWWPWYTRLVRSQVAVVRTAGFVEAAILAGQPRAAIVTRHVLPNALTPIIVQASMDLGSVILTLAGLSFLGMGAQPPSAEWGLLVSQGRSYILSDWWYVTFPGLAILVAAGALNMVGDGLRDVLDPRQRGAYR
- a CDS encoding ABC transporter ATP-binding protein — encoded protein: MLLDMNDIRIDVKTLGGWRNLVDVAHLHVEEGESVGVVGETGSGKTLTSLAVTRLFPSPAIRLNTGSVRFRGVELSKLSAPELERLRGREIGMVFQDPSTSLNPVFRIGKVLTDLVRTHHKVGKREAVQRSLELLQRVELPDPERLFYRYPFELSGGQRQRVLIAMALAGRPRLLIADEPTTALDVTVQAGILLLLKRLQQEEGLAMLLITHNMGLVAHMTQRVYVMYRGRVVESGRTSDVLVNPRHPYTRMLIQSIPRWSNRGQALATWGHGASAASAASPPAGSHSDAERCAFAGRCPVAGDECWLRQPALTAVPGVEEHQVACFRWEDCGVEIASHG